A window from Musa acuminata AAA Group cultivar baxijiao chromosome BXJ3-10, Cavendish_Baxijiao_AAA, whole genome shotgun sequence encodes these proteins:
- the LOC103968828 gene encoding translation factor GUF1 homolog, mitochondrial isoform X2 → MSALVRFSRAARSKLRCNLLRHPYPCIPPSSVLGADASLLHLCLDERSFCSQSRHDNRDGGIDLSQYSPEKIRNFSIIAHVDHGKSTLADRLLELTQTIKRGHGQPQYLDKLQVERERGITVKAQTAAMFHWHSFGHPDACDSQTAPCFLLNLIDTPGHVDFSYEVSRSLAACQGALLVVDAAQGVQAQTVANFYLAFESNLSIIPVINKIDQPTADPDRVKAQLKSLFDLDPKDVLLTSAKTGQGLEQVLPAVIERIPPPPGKCDSPLRMLLLDSYYDEYKGVICHVAVVDGTLRKGDKIASAATGQSYEILDVGIMHPELTPTGMLFTGQVGYVVSGMRSTKEARVGDTLYHAKSVVTPLPGFKPVKHMVFSGLYPANGSDFEALDHAIERLTCNDASVSVAKESSTALGLGFRCGFLGLLHMDVFHQRLEQEYGAQLISTVPTVPYIFEYSDGSKVQVQNPAALSSNPGKRVTACWEPSVIATIIIPSEYVGPVITLCSERRGEQLEYSFIDSQRALMKYRLPLRELIVDFYNELKSITSGYATFDYEDSDLSAMRKNVLAKCYGGDVTRKKKLLEKQKEGKKRMKRVGSVDIPQEAFHELLKIS, encoded by the exons ATGTCTGCTCTCGTTCGATTTTCGAGAGCGGCGAGGTCGAAGCTTAGATGCAATCTTCTTCGTCATCCCTATCCATGCATCCCTCCTTCATCTGTGCTTGGCGCTGATGCATCCCTCCTTCATCTGTGCCTGGACGAGCGCAGTTTCTGTTCACAATCTCGACACGATAATCGAGACGGTGGCATCGATTTGAGCCAATACTCGCCGGAAAAAATCCGAAACTTCTCCATCATCGCTCATGTCGACCATGGCAAATCGACGCTTGCAGATCGGCTTTTGGAGCTCACGCAGACCATCAAGCGGGGGCACGGGCAGCCGCAGTACCTCGACAAGCTTCAG gtagaaagagagagaggtatAACGGTCAAAGCACAAACAGCAGCTATGTTCCATTGGCATTCATTTGGTCATCCGGATGCATGTGACTCGCAAACTGCACCTTGTTTTTTGTTAAACCTGATAGACACCCCTGGTCATGTGGATTTTAGCTATGAAGTATCAAGATCACTCGCAGCTTGCCAGGGTGCACTTTTAGTTGTTGATGCTGCTCAGGGAGTTCAAGCACAGACAGTTGCTAATTTTTATCTTGCCTTTGAATCAAACTTAAGTATTATCCCTGTGATAAACAAAATTGATCAGCCTACTGCTGATCCGGATCGTGTTAAAGCTCAGTTGAAGTCCTTGTTTGACCTTGATCCTAAAGATGTCCTTTTAACTTCTGCAAAAACTGGACAAGGGCTTGAGCAAGTCCTGCCTGCTGTTATAGAGCGTATACCTCCTCCCCCTGGAAAATGTGATTCACCTTTGCGAATGCTTTTGTTAGATTCTTATTATGATGAATACAAAGGTGTAATCTGCCATGTTGCTGTGGTTGATGGCACTCTACGCAAAGGGGACAAGATTGCATCTGCTGCAACTGGTCAGAGTTATGAAATATTAGATGTTGGAATAATGCATCCTGAGCTTACACCCACTGGAATGCTTTTCACTGGACAAGTTGGTTATGTTGTTAGTGGCATGCGTTCTACCAAAGAGGCACGTGTTGGTGATACGCTTTATCATGCCAAAAGTGTTGTAACTCCTCTTCCAG GTTTCAAGCCTGTAAAACACATGGTTTTTTCAGGCCTTTATCCGGCTAATGGATCTGATTTTGAAGCCCTTGATCATGCAATAGAGCGATTAACTTGCAATGATGCTAGTGTGTCAGTTGCCAAAGAGTCTAGTACCGCACTTGGCCTGGGGTTCAG GTGTGGGTTTTTAGGTTTACTTCACATGGATGTCTTTCATCAGCGGCTTGAACAA GAGTATGGAGCTCAGCTCATATCGACAGTACCAACTGTACCTTATATATTCGAGTATTCGGATGGCAG TAaggtacaagttcaaaatcctgcTGCACTGTCTTCAAATCCTGGAAAGCGTGTTACTGCTTGCTGGGAACCTTCTGTTATTGCTACCATTATTATTCCTAGTGA GTATGTTGGGCCTGTAATTACACTTTGTTCAGAAAGGAGAGGAGAGCAGCTCGAATATTCATTTATTGACAG TCAGAGAGCACTTATGAAGTACCGACTGCCACTAAGGGAACTTATTGTGGACTTCTACAATGAATTGAAAAGTATAACATCTGGATATGCTACATTTGACTATGAGGATTCTGA CCTTTCGGCAATGAGAAAGAATGTCCTAGCAAAATGCTATGGTGGCGATGTTACTCGTAAGAAGAAGCTATTAGAGAAGCAGAAGGAAGGGAAGAAGCGCATGAAGCGTGTGGGATCTGTGGACATACCACAGGAAGCATTCCATGAGCTCTTGAAGATTTCTTGA
- the LOC103968830 gene encoding UDP-galactose/UDP-glucose transporter 3 isoform X1 translates to MPSVGSSREMEGHEAAARFDRVLLLAFCVVGIWSAYIYQGVLQETASTKLFGPDGKRFEHLSFLNLAQNAVCFLWSLIIAIKLWSRNSSGVAPLWSYWSPNISNPIGPSMGIEALKYISYPAQRPNLKRHSGNMQGLHFINLGLSTSGEVD, encoded by the exons ATGCCCTCCGTCGGATCCAGCCGGGAAATGGAAGGGCATGAAGCCGCCGCTCGGTTCGACCGCGTCCTGTTGCTGGCCTTCTGCGTCGTCGGCATCTGGTCCGCCTACATCTACCAGGGCGTCCTGCAAGAAACTGC ATCGACCAAGCTATTTGGGCCTGACGGGAAGCGGTTCGAGCACCTCTCCTTCTTGAACCTGGCGCAGAACGCGGTTTGCTTCTTGTGGTCCTTGATCA TAGCGATAAAACTGTGGTCGAGGAACTCTTCGGGGGTAGCTCCATTGTGGAGCTACTGGAGCCCAAACATCTCTAATCCCATCGGTCCTTCCATGGGAATCGAAGCCTTGAAGTATATCAGTTATCCCGCACAG CGACCAAACCTCAAAAGGCATAGTGGCAATATGCAAGGCTTGCATTTCATCAATCTTGGATTAAGCACATCGGGCGAAGTTGATTAA
- the LOC135651779 gene encoding single-stranded DNA-binding protein WHY1, chloroplastic-like: MSSPSCPLSLRPSPPLLPSSFAPLRISFSCPTTLTLGSKKKAQLSVLCRRSDYFDQQRLFSRPPSPSQDEPSFLASQPPGAQPSRVFVGYSIYKGKAALTVEPRAPEFAPLESGAYKVSKEGFILLQFAPAGATRQYDWSRKQVFSLSVVEVGHLMSLGAKDSCEFFHDPFKGRSDEGKVRKVLKAEPLPDGTGHFFNLSVQNRLLNVDESIYIPITKAEFSILNSAFNFVIPYLLGWHTFANAIKPEDSFRSNNARSGPEMEWGR, encoded by the exons ATGTCTTCCCCGTCGTGTCCTCTCTCCCTCCGCCCTTCTCCTCCACTCCTCCCGTCTTCCTTCGCTCCCCTCAGAATTAGTTTTTCCTGTCCCACAACTCTAACCCTTGGTAGCAAGAAGAAGGCACAGCTTTCCGTTCTATGCCGCCGCTCCGACTACTTCGACCAGCAGCGCCTCTTTTCTCGACCTCCTTCGCCGTCGCAGGATGAACCGTCCTTCTTGGCCTCTCAGCCTCCCGGAG CTCAACCTTCTAGGGTTTTCGTCGGGTATTCCATTTACAAAGGCAAGGCCGCGCTCACCGTTGAGCCGAGGGCTCCTGAATTTGCCCCACTGGAG TCTGGAGCATATAAGGTTTCCAAGGAAGGATTTATCCTACTCCAGTTTGCCCCTGCAGGAGCGACCCGGCAATATGATTGGAGCAGGAAACAG GTCTTTTCCCTGTCAGTAGTTGAAGTTGGTCATTTGATGAGTCTTGGTGCAAAGGATTCTTGTGAGTTTTTTCATGATCCATTTAAGGGAAGAAG TGATGAAGGCAAGGTCCGTAAAGTTCTGAAGGCAGAACCTCTTCCAGATGGCACTGGACATTTCTTTAATCTCA GTGTTCAAAATCGCCTCCTGAATGTGGATGAAAGCATATATATACCCATTACCAAGGCGGAATTCAGCATTCTGAACTCGGCTTTCAAT TTTGTCATTCCATACCTTCTGGGTTGGCATACCTTTGCTAATGCTATCAAACCTGAGGACTCCTTCCGCTCAAATAATGCAAGATCTGGGCCTGAAATGGAATGGGGACGGTGA
- the LOC103968832 gene encoding uncharacterized protein LOC103968832, whose product MSAAPRAERPYVEPPLDARKDDYSLITLLGFAFLTYNSVTAAYGSIHDLWALSFVIVAYADLVSLFWCLRQFERSNQRHKERLKVAVWFLTALLTTMFSYKVASVMPWPVAVVVWCVGSATIIGGFYAFFVYREPPIHQTANGNKP is encoded by the coding sequence ATGTCCGCGGCGCCGCGAGCAGAACGTCCTTATGTGGAACCTCCGCTGGACGCCCGCAAAGACGACTACTCATTGATCACCCTTCTGGGCTTTGCATTCTTGACTTATAATAGCGTCACCGCCGCCTACGGGTCCATTCACGACCTCTGGGCCTTGTCCTTCGTCATCGTCGCCTATGCCGACCTCGTCTCCTTGTTCTGGTGTCTCCGACAGTTCGAGAGGTCCAACCAGCGCCACAAGGAGAGGCTCAAGGTGGCGGTCTGGTTCCTCACCGCCCTGCTCACCACCATGTTTTCCTACAAGGTGGCCTCCGTCATGCCGTGGCCCGTCGCGGTGGTCGTGTGGTGCGTGGGATCTGCCACCATCATCGGAGGCTTTTATGCGTTCTTTGTCTATCGAGAGCCCCCGATCCACCAAACTGCGAATGGAAACAAGCCTTAA
- the LOC103968830 gene encoding UDP-galactose/UDP-glucose transporter 3 isoform X3: MPSVGSSREMEGHEAAARFDRVLLLAFCVVGIWSAYIYQGVLQETASTKLFGPDGKRFEHLSFLNLAQNAVCFLWSLITIKLWSRNSSGVAPLWSYWSPNISNPIGPSMGIEALKYISYPAQYCSNSDQTSKGIVAICKACISSILD; the protein is encoded by the exons ATGCCCTCCGTCGGATCCAGCCGGGAAATGGAAGGGCATGAAGCCGCCGCTCGGTTCGACCGCGTCCTGTTGCTGGCCTTCTGCGTCGTCGGCATCTGGTCCGCCTACATCTACCAGGGCGTCCTGCAAGAAACTGC ATCGACCAAGCTATTTGGGCCTGACGGGAAGCGGTTCGAGCACCTCTCCTTCTTGAACCTGGCGCAGAACGCGGTTTGCTTCTTGTGGTCCTTGATCA CGATAAAACTGTGGTCGAGGAACTCTTCGGGGGTAGCTCCATTGTGGAGCTACTGGAGCCCAAACATCTCTAATCCCATCGGTCCTTCCATGGGAATCGAAGCCTTGAAGTATATCAGTTATCCCGCACAG TACTGTTCCAACAGCGACCAAACCTCAAAAGGCATAGTGGCAATATGCAAGGCTTGCATTTCATCAATCTTGGATTAA
- the LOC103968829 gene encoding pectate lyase-like encodes MAGAAGAAILSFRRQTLKQAASTLFISHPTIADPIAGREGERTRGPWLVSPSPGRSSSKEVPNQMEFCLGYLFYSLLFLASAASSNTNITDYDEYWVKREAEALSNIMQAYVSEPESVVNHFNTPDIFQVFNSTRRSLRHGKGKGRKCIATNPIDRCWRCRSDWASNRKLLAKCAKGFGRHAEGGLSGSIYVVTNPSDDNLLDPRPGTLRYGVTRDRPLWIIFARDMVIKLQQELMINNYKTIDGRGANVHIAYGAGLTIQFVKHVIVHNLHIHDIKPGAGGNIRDSEGHWGIRTRSDGDGVSIFGASHVWVDHLSMSNCADGLIDAVKASTAITISNCHLTRHNDVILLGASDKSQEDAVMQVTVAYNHFGKGLVQRMPRCRWGFFHVVNNDYTHWMMYAVGGSQHPTIISQGNRFVGPPIQFAKEVTHREYAPESEWKNWIWTSEDDEFKSGAFFIQSGHKYQGKHSRYDVIKAKPGSIAGRLTRFSGALQCSPNRPC; translated from the exons ATGGCGGGGGCGGCGGGTGCGGCTATCCTCTCTTTTCGCCGGCAAACACTTAAACAGGCTGCCTCCACTCTTTTTATAAGCCACCCAACCATTGCAGACCCCATCGCAGGCCGAGAGGGTGAGCGTACCCGTGGCCCTTGGTTGGTTTCTCCTTCGCCGGGAAGGAGCAGCAGCAAGGAGGTGCCGAATCAAATGGAGTTCTGCCTTGGGTACTTGTTCTACTCCCTCCTCTTCCTAGCCTCTGCTGCCTCCTCCAACACCAACATCACGGACTACGATGAGTACTGGGTGAAGAGGGAAGCCGAGGCACTCTCCAATATCATGCAGGCCTACGTTTCCGAACCGGAATCCGTCGTCAACCACTTCAACACCCCCGACATCTTCCA GGTCTTCAACAGCACCAGGAGGAGCCTTCGCCATGGAAAAGGAAAAGGCCGAAAATGCATTGCCACAAACCCGATcgaccggtgctggaggtgcaggAGCGATTGGGCGAGCAACCGCAAGCTTCTGGCCAAGTGCGCCAAGGGCTTCGGCCGCCACGCCGAAGGCGGCTTGAGTGGTTCGATTTATGTGGTTACAAATCCTTCGGACGACAACCTCCTGGACCCCCGGCCAGGCACCCTCCGCTACGGCGTGACCCGCGACAGGCCACTCTGGATCATCTTCGCCCGTGACATGGTCATCAAGCTCCAACAGGAGCTGATGATCAACAACTACAAGACCATCGACGGTCGGGGGGCGAACGTTCACATCGCCTACGGTGCCGGCCTCACCATCCAGTTCGTGAAGCATGTCATCGTTCACAACCTCCACATTCACGACATCAAGCCCGGCGCCGGTGGCAACATCAGGGACTCCGAGGGGCACTGGGGGATAAGGACGCGAAGCGACGGCGACGGCGTCAGCATCTTCGGCGCCTCCCACGTCTGGGTCGACCATCTCTCCATGTCAAACTGCGCCGACGGCCTCATCGATGCCGTCAAAGCGTCCACCGCCATCACCATTTCCAACTGCCACCTTACCCGCCATAACGAC GTGATCTTGTTGGGTGCCAGCGACAAGAGCCAGGAGGACGCTGTGATGCAGGTCACTGTTGCCTACAACCACTTCGGGAAAGGCCTTGTGCAGAGGATGCCCAG GTGCCGATGGGGCTTCTTCCATGTAGTGAACAACGACTACACCCACTGGATGATGTACGCTGTCGGCGGCAGCCAGCATCCCACCATCATCAGCCAGGGCAACCGATTCGTGGGTCCACCAATCCAATTCGCCAAGGAG GTGACCCACAGGGAGTACGCACCGGAATCCGAATGGAAGAACTGGATCTGGACATCCGAAGACGACGAGTTCAAGAGTGGGGCGTTCTTCATTCAGTCAGGACATAAGTACCAGGGAAAGCACTCCAggtatgatgtgatcaaggcaaaGCCGGGGAGCATCGCCGGACGGCTCACTCGTTTCTCGGGAGCTCTCCAGTGCAGTCCGAATCGTCCATGCTGA
- the LOC103968826 gene encoding DNA polymerase II subunit B3-1, with translation MEATRDDRERRQEQEHGERRGGGEEEEDDEESGVLGPSFPMGRVKKIVKLDREISKVTSEALLLISLSADLFLASLTAGARIEALKKKRRIIKLDHVRSAARAHRPTSQFLLDCLPKPPPPASKPASGASKARSADEKPLPPGARRIDDFLRSTSAVPR, from the coding sequence ATGGAAGCTACGCGCGACGATCGTGAGCGGCGACAAGAACAAGAACATGGGGAACGACGAGGAggaggtgaagaagaagaagacgacgaggAGTCTGGAGTTCTGGGTCCGTCGTTTCCGATGGGGAGGGTGAAGAAGATCGTGAAGCTGGATCGAGAGATCAGCAAGGTGACCTCGGAGGCCCTCCTCCTCATTTCCCTTTCCGCGGACCTCTTCCTCGCATCTCTCACCGCCGGTGCACGCATCGAGGCCCTCAAGAAGAAGCGCCGAATCATCAAGCTCGACCACGTCCGCTCCGCCGCCCGCGCCCACCGGCCCACCTCCCAGTTCCTCCTAGACTGCCTCCCCAAGCCTCCTCCGCCGGCTTCGAAACCAGCGTCGGGCGCTTCCAAGGCCAGATCAGCCGATGAGAAGCCGCTTCCTCCCGGCGCCCGCCGCATCGATGATTTCCTCCGGTCAACCTCGGCGGTTCCTCGCTGA
- the LOC135651321 gene encoding 17.0 kDa class II heat shock protein-like, which yields MDVRMVGLDGPLLSTLQHLMDMPDEMEKTFGGPSHTYVRDAKAMATTPADVKELPGAYVFVVDMPGLKGGEIKVQVEDGRVLVVSGERKRGPDGEDGKDGGVKYLRMERRVGKFMRKFSLPDNADVDAISAVCQDGVLTVTVQKVPPPEPKKPKTIEVKVA from the coding sequence ATGGATGTGAGAATGGTCGGTCTGGATGGTCCTTTGTTGTCGACGCTGCAGCACCTGATGGACATGCCTGACGAGATGGAGAAGACCTTCGGCGGGCCCAGCCACACCTACGTCCGCGACGCCAAGGCCATGGCCACCACCCCGGCCGACGTCAAGGAGCTCCCCGGCGCCTACGTCTTCGTCGTGGACATGCCGGGACTCAAGGGGGGCGAGATCAAGGTCCAGGTCGAGGACGGCCGCGTCCTCGTCGTCAGCGGCGAGCGCAAGCGAGGCCCCGACGGGGAGGATGGCAAGGACGGCGGGGTCAAGTACCTGCGGATGGAGCGCCGCGTCGGCAAGTTCATGCGCAAGTTCTCCCTCCCCGATAACGCCGACGTCGACGCTATTTCGGCGGTGTGCCAGGACGGTGTGCTCACCGTCACCGTCCAGAAGGTGCCGCCGCCGGAGCCCAAGAAGCCCAAAACCATCGAGGTCAAGGTCGCCTGA
- the LOC103968830 gene encoding UDP-galactose/UDP-glucose transporter 3 isoform X2, with the protein MPSVGSSREMEGHEAAARFDRVLLLAFCVVGIWSAYIYQGVLQETASTKLFGPDGKRFEHLSFLNLAQNAVCFLWSLIIAIKLWSRNSSGVAPLWSYWSPNISNPIGPSMGIEALKYISYPAQYCSNSDQTSKGIVAICKACISSILD; encoded by the exons ATGCCCTCCGTCGGATCCAGCCGGGAAATGGAAGGGCATGAAGCCGCCGCTCGGTTCGACCGCGTCCTGTTGCTGGCCTTCTGCGTCGTCGGCATCTGGTCCGCCTACATCTACCAGGGCGTCCTGCAAGAAACTGC ATCGACCAAGCTATTTGGGCCTGACGGGAAGCGGTTCGAGCACCTCTCCTTCTTGAACCTGGCGCAGAACGCGGTTTGCTTCTTGTGGTCCTTGATCA TAGCGATAAAACTGTGGTCGAGGAACTCTTCGGGGGTAGCTCCATTGTGGAGCTACTGGAGCCCAAACATCTCTAATCCCATCGGTCCTTCCATGGGAATCGAAGCCTTGAAGTATATCAGTTATCCCGCACAG TACTGTTCCAACAGCGACCAAACCTCAAAAGGCATAGTGGCAATATGCAAGGCTTGCATTTCATCAATCTTGGATTAA
- the LOC135586116 gene encoding plant cysteine oxidase 2-like isoform X2 gives MSIFDGIDASDVGLTSDMSYFRRGASRGTPVITYLPIRELEEFSMVIFCLPPSGVIPLHDHPGMTVFTKLLFGSMHIKSYDWVNVPQNLAELVNPLQPTSLPPGLRLAKVKTDAIFTAPCRTSVLYPEDGGNLHCFRARTCCAVLDVLGPPYSGARRRDCTYYHDRPYAWFPGLFQVESFGGRDISSPPIG, from the exons ATGTCCATTTTCG ATGGTATAGATGCCTCGGATGTTGGTCTTACTTCGGATATGTCGTACTTCCGACGTGGTGCATCCAGAGGAACGCCGGTGATTACGTACCTGCCCATCCGCGAGCTCGAGGAGTTCTCG ATGGTCATCTTCTGTTTGCCTCCGTCGGGTGTGATCCCACTCCACGACCATCCAGGCATGACGGTATTCACCAAGCTTCTCTTCGGCTCCATGCACATCAAATCCTATGACTGGGTCAATGTGCCTCAGAACTTGGCCGAGCTGGTCAACCCTTTACAAC CAACCTCGTTACCCCCTGGATTGCGCTTGGCGAAAGTGAAGACGGATGCCATCTTTACTGCGCCTTGTAGGACCTCCGTGCTTTATCCGGAAGACGGAGGCAACCTGCACTGTTTCAGAGCAAGAACATGTTGTGCAGTGCTGGACGTGCTGGGACCGCCTTATTCCGGCGCTCGACGAAGGGATTGCACCTACTACCACGATCGTCCATACGCTTGGTTTCCTG GTTTATTCCAAGTTGAGAGCTTTGGAGGGCGAGATATCTCGTCGCCACCAATAGGTTGA
- the LOC103968828 gene encoding translation factor GUF1 homolog, mitochondrial isoform X1: MSALVRFSRAARSKLRCNLLRHPYPCIPPSSVLGADASLLHLCLDERSFCSQSRHDNRDGGIDLSQYSPEKIRNFSIIAHVDHGKSTLADRLLELTQTIKRGHGQPQYLDKLQVERERGITVKAQTAAMFHWHSFGHPDACDSQTAPCFLLNLIDTPGHVDFSYEVSRSLAACQGALLVVDAAQGVQAQTVANFYLAFESNLSIIPVINKIDQPTADPDRVKAQLKSLFDLDPKDVLLTSAKTGQGLEQVLPAVIERIPPPPGKCDSPLRMLLLDSYYDEYKGVICHVAVVDGTLRKGDKIASAATGQSYEILDVGIMHPELTPTGMLFTGQVGYVVSGMRSTKEARVGDTLYHAKSVVTPLPGFKPVKHMVFSGLYPANGSDFEALDHAIERLTCNDASVSVAKESSTALGLGFRCGFLGLLHMDVFHQRLEQEYGAQLISTVPTVPYIFEYSDGSKVQVQNPAALSSNPGKRVTACWEPSVIATIIIPSEYVGPVITLCSERRGEQLEYSFIDSQRALMKYRLPLRELIVDFYNELKSITSGYATFDYEDSEYQKSDLVKLDILLNGQPVDAMAAIVHNLKAQRVGRELVDKLKKFIDRHMFEITIQAAIGSKVVARETLSAMRKNVLAKCYGGDVTRKKKLLEKQKEGKKRMKRVGSVDIPQEAFHELLKIS; encoded by the exons ATGTCTGCTCTCGTTCGATTTTCGAGAGCGGCGAGGTCGAAGCTTAGATGCAATCTTCTTCGTCATCCCTATCCATGCATCCCTCCTTCATCTGTGCTTGGCGCTGATGCATCCCTCCTTCATCTGTGCCTGGACGAGCGCAGTTTCTGTTCACAATCTCGACACGATAATCGAGACGGTGGCATCGATTTGAGCCAATACTCGCCGGAAAAAATCCGAAACTTCTCCATCATCGCTCATGTCGACCATGGCAAATCGACGCTTGCAGATCGGCTTTTGGAGCTCACGCAGACCATCAAGCGGGGGCACGGGCAGCCGCAGTACCTCGACAAGCTTCAG gtagaaagagagagaggtatAACGGTCAAAGCACAAACAGCAGCTATGTTCCATTGGCATTCATTTGGTCATCCGGATGCATGTGACTCGCAAACTGCACCTTGTTTTTTGTTAAACCTGATAGACACCCCTGGTCATGTGGATTTTAGCTATGAAGTATCAAGATCACTCGCAGCTTGCCAGGGTGCACTTTTAGTTGTTGATGCTGCTCAGGGAGTTCAAGCACAGACAGTTGCTAATTTTTATCTTGCCTTTGAATCAAACTTAAGTATTATCCCTGTGATAAACAAAATTGATCAGCCTACTGCTGATCCGGATCGTGTTAAAGCTCAGTTGAAGTCCTTGTTTGACCTTGATCCTAAAGATGTCCTTTTAACTTCTGCAAAAACTGGACAAGGGCTTGAGCAAGTCCTGCCTGCTGTTATAGAGCGTATACCTCCTCCCCCTGGAAAATGTGATTCACCTTTGCGAATGCTTTTGTTAGATTCTTATTATGATGAATACAAAGGTGTAATCTGCCATGTTGCTGTGGTTGATGGCACTCTACGCAAAGGGGACAAGATTGCATCTGCTGCAACTGGTCAGAGTTATGAAATATTAGATGTTGGAATAATGCATCCTGAGCTTACACCCACTGGAATGCTTTTCACTGGACAAGTTGGTTATGTTGTTAGTGGCATGCGTTCTACCAAAGAGGCACGTGTTGGTGATACGCTTTATCATGCCAAAAGTGTTGTAACTCCTCTTCCAG GTTTCAAGCCTGTAAAACACATGGTTTTTTCAGGCCTTTATCCGGCTAATGGATCTGATTTTGAAGCCCTTGATCATGCAATAGAGCGATTAACTTGCAATGATGCTAGTGTGTCAGTTGCCAAAGAGTCTAGTACCGCACTTGGCCTGGGGTTCAG GTGTGGGTTTTTAGGTTTACTTCACATGGATGTCTTTCATCAGCGGCTTGAACAA GAGTATGGAGCTCAGCTCATATCGACAGTACCAACTGTACCTTATATATTCGAGTATTCGGATGGCAG TAaggtacaagttcaaaatcctgcTGCACTGTCTTCAAATCCTGGAAAGCGTGTTACTGCTTGCTGGGAACCTTCTGTTATTGCTACCATTATTATTCCTAGTGA GTATGTTGGGCCTGTAATTACACTTTGTTCAGAAAGGAGAGGAGAGCAGCTCGAATATTCATTTATTGACAG TCAGAGAGCACTTATGAAGTACCGACTGCCACTAAGGGAACTTATTGTGGACTTCTACAATGAATTGAAAAGTATAACATCTGGATATGCTACATTTGACTATGAGGATTCTGA ATATCAAAAATCCGATTTAGTTAAACTCGATATCCTTCTTAATGGGCAACCAGTTGATGCTATGGCAGCCATAGTACATAATCTGAAGGCACAAAGGGTTGGACGTGAATTGGTAGATAAACTTAAGAAATTTATAGACAG GCATATGTTTGAGATAACAATACAAGCTGCAATTGGATCGAAAGTCGTCGCAAGGGAGAC CCTTTCGGCAATGAGAAAGAATGTCCTAGCAAAATGCTATGGTGGCGATGTTACTCGTAAGAAGAAGCTATTAGAGAAGCAGAAGGAAGGGAAGAAGCGCATGAAGCGTGTGGGATCTGTGGACATACCACAGGAAGCATTCCATGAGCTCTTGAAGATTTCTTGA
- the LOC135586116 gene encoding plant cysteine oxidase 2-like isoform X1, giving the protein MSIFDGIDASDVGLTSDMSYFRRGASRGTPVITYLPIRELEEFSMVIFCLPPSGVIPLHDHPGMTVFTKLLFGSMHIKSYDWVNVPQNLAELVNPLQPTSLPPGLRLAKVKTDAIFTAPCRTSVLYPEDGGNLHCFRARTCCAVLDVLGPPYSGARRRDCTYYHDRPYAWFPGLFQVESFGGRDISSPPIGEANPVADEDVGTYAWLEGRNQPDDFFVVRAKYNGPRI; this is encoded by the exons ATGTCCATTTTCG ATGGTATAGATGCCTCGGATGTTGGTCTTACTTCGGATATGTCGTACTTCCGACGTGGTGCATCCAGAGGAACGCCGGTGATTACGTACCTGCCCATCCGCGAGCTCGAGGAGTTCTCG ATGGTCATCTTCTGTTTGCCTCCGTCGGGTGTGATCCCACTCCACGACCATCCAGGCATGACGGTATTCACCAAGCTTCTCTTCGGCTCCATGCACATCAAATCCTATGACTGGGTCAATGTGCCTCAGAACTTGGCCGAGCTGGTCAACCCTTTACAAC CAACCTCGTTACCCCCTGGATTGCGCTTGGCGAAAGTGAAGACGGATGCCATCTTTACTGCGCCTTGTAGGACCTCCGTGCTTTATCCGGAAGACGGAGGCAACCTGCACTGTTTCAGAGCAAGAACATGTTGTGCAGTGCTGGACGTGCTGGGACCGCCTTATTCCGGCGCTCGACGAAGGGATTGCACCTACTACCACGATCGTCCATACGCTTGGTTTCCTG GTTTATTCCAAGTTGAGAGCTTTGGAGGGCGAGATATCTCGTCGCCACCAATAG GAGAGGCGAACCCGGTAGCCGATGAGGACGTCGGGACGTACGCTTGGCTTGAAGGGAGGAACCAGCCTGACGACTTCTTTGTGGTTAGGGCCAAATACAATGGTCCAAGGATTTAG